Proteins found in one Dryobates pubescens isolate bDryPub1 chromosome 1, bDryPub1.pri, whole genome shotgun sequence genomic segment:
- the TMEM33 gene encoding transmembrane protein 33, translated as MADSTQNGPMQGGAGGGAVQFLMANKLDTAMWISRLFTVYCSALFVLPLLGLHEAASFYQRALLANALTSALRLHQRLPHFQLSRAFLAQALLEDSCHYLLYSLIFVNSYPVTMSIFPVLLFSLLHAATYTKRVLDARGSNSLPFLRNLLEKLSANQQNILKFIACNEIFLMPATVFMLFSGQGSLLQPFIYYRFLTLRYSSRRNPYCRTLFTELRIVVEHLIMKPSCPVFVRRLCLSSISFISRLAPTVA; from the exons ATGGCGGACTCCACACAGAATGGGCCTATGCAAGGCGGGGCTGGCGGCGGAGCCGTC CAATTTCTGATGGCTAACAAGTTGGATACAGCGATGTGGATTTCCCGCTTGTTCACAGTTTACTGCTCAGCTTTATTTGTCCTGCCTCTTCTAGG GTTGCATGAAGCAGCGAGCTTTTATCAGCGTGCCTTGCTGGCAAATGCTCTAACTAGTGCCCTCCGACTACACCAAAGGCTACCACACTTTCAGCTTAGCAGGGCGTTCCTGGCCCAGGCTTTGCTGGAGGACAGCTGCCACTACCTGCTGTACTCTCTTATCTTTGTGAATTCCTACCCAGTTACAA TGAGTATCTTTCCAGTTCTGCTGTTCTCTTTGCTTCATGCTGCCACATACACAAAGAGGGTTCTTGAT GCACGAGGTTCAAACAGTCTGCCCTTCCTGAGAAATCTTTTGGAGAAACTGAGTGCTAATCAACAGAATATTCTAAAATTCATTGCTTGCAATGAAATCTTCCTGATGCCAGCTACAGTTTTTATGCTCTTCAG TGGCCAAGGGAGTCTGCTGCAGCCATTCATTTACTACAGATTTCTTACATTACGCTACTCCTCTCGGCGAAATCCATACTGTCG gaCTCTCTTCACTGAGCTGAGGATTGTTGTTGAACACTTAATAATGAAGCCCTCCTGCCCTGTTTTTGTAAGAAGACTATGCCTCAGCAGCATTTCCTTTATAAGCAGATTGGCACCAACTGTTGCATAG